One segment of Drosophila ananassae strain 14024-0371.13 chromosome 3R, ASM1763931v2, whole genome shotgun sequence DNA contains the following:
- the LOC6497659 gene encoding dual 3',5'-cyclic-AMP and -GMP phosphodiesterase 11 isoform X3, translated as MGQAASMCRFRGCRYKNKNKSNKQHQQQQQQQQQQQQNETPTHSPQFQHHSEIIPATTGLHLRSIEEPASTPLQLAAGRMSAEQGGTGGYGGYGTSEHSLLIATRHAGVPLPLAQQQPLPAHYQPAPPSTSANGPSSCSQQQQHHQSVYPLPPQQQQYALQQPHHPYQYQYQHHYHHQPTSPHHSRPYDPEHARMEAWLDENQEFVQDYFIRKATRQTVDAWLVSHATSAGNDVVSSTSPTHPNGQTSSSRGGSGATTPVRKISAHEFERGGLLKPIVNTIDGTPTFLSIAPPMDNGGVGGSCGNLQTVGVGQYQYHHQQHHHNHNSHYLAGGAAGSSSAGSGGMGGAPGVGGSSGSGNGHQYQYYHCHQRPQRLSRNELKQLDEKELIFELVKDICNELEVRTLCHKILQNVSILLNADRGSLFLVQGRCNGPDGLKKCLVSKLFDVCPRSTVEEMEQQEEVRVAWGTGIAGHVAESGEPVNIPDAYQDERFNCEIDSLTGYRTKALLCMPIKDSSGDVIGVAQVINKMNGECFSEIDEKVFASYLQFCGIGLRNAQLYEKSQLEIKRNQVLLDLARMIFEEQSTIEHMVFRILTHMQSLIQCQRVQILLVHEADKGSFSRVFDFEANDLSEEEATSRTSPYESRFPINIGITGHVATTGETVNVPNAYEDDRFDASVDENSCFKHRSILCMAIKNSLGQIIGVIQLINKFNELDFTKNDENFVEAFAIFCGMGIHNTHMYEKAIVAMAKQSVTLEVLSYHASATMDEAHRLRRLRVPSAVHFRLHDFKFDDIHFEDDDTLKACLRMFLDLDFVERFHIDYEVLCRWLLSVKKNYRNVTYHNWRHAFNVAQMMFAILTTTQWWKIFGEIECLALIIGCLCHDLDHRGTNNSFQIKASSPLAQLYSTSTMEHHHFDQCLMILNSPGNQILANLSSDDYCRVIRVLEDAILSTDLAVYFKKRGPFLESVQQPLSHWVAEEPRALLRAMSMTVCDLSAITKPWEIEKRVADLVSSEFFEQGDMEKQELNITPIDIMNREKEDELPMMQVNFIDSICLPIYEAFATLSDKLEPLVEGVRDNRGHWIDLADVVKTKTSQDQEPQDQAEERIQDQQNVISNGDCRAMSDDDVAVEPEPAEQISHQHPAAQ; from the exons ATGGGCCAAGCGGCAAGTATGTGTCGATTTCGTGGTTGTCGCtacaaaaacaagaacaaGAGCAACaaacaacatcagcaacagcaacagcagcagcaacaacagcaacagaatgAAACACCTACCCATAGTCCCCAGTTTCAGCATCATTCTGAGATAATCCCAGCCACAACAG GCCTGCATTTGCGGAGCATCGAGGAGCCTGCGTCGACGCCGCTCCAGTTGGCGGCGGGCAGGATGAGCGCGGAGCAGGGGGGCACGGGGGGGTACGGGGGCTACGGGACCAGCGAGCACTCGCTGCTCATTGCCACACGCCACGCCGGTGTCCCCCTGCCCCTCgcccagcagcagccactCCCCGCCCACTATCAGCCTGCTCCGCCCTCCACCTCCGCCAACGGaccctcctcctgctcccagcagcagcagcaccaccagtcGGTCTATCCGCTGCCGccccaacagcagcagtacGCGTTACAGCAGCCGCACCACCCgtaccagtaccagtaccagcACCACTATCACCACCAGCCCACATCGCCGCACCACAGCCGGCCCTACGACCCGGAACATGCGCGGATGGAGGCGTGGCTGGACGAGAATCAGGAATTTGTACAGGATTATTTTATAAG GAAAGCCACGCGCCAAACGGTGGACGCCTGGCTGGTCTCACACGCCACCTCGGCCGGCAACGACGTGGTCAGCAGCACCTCCCCCACGCATCCCAATGGCCAGACCAGCTCCTCGCGGGGCGGTTCCGGAGCAACCACGCCAGTGCG AAAAATCTCCGCTCACGAGTTCGAGCGCGGCGGCCTGCTGAAGCCGATTGTGAACACCATCGACGGCACGCCCACCTTCCTCAGCATCGCGCCCCCGATGGACAACGGCGGCGTGGGGGGCAGCTGCGGCAACCTGCAGACCGTCGGCGTGGGCCAGTATCAGTAtcaccaccagcagcaccaccacaaccacaacAGCCACTATTTGGCGGGCGGAGCCGcgggcagcagcagcgccgGCAGTGGCGGAATGGGAGGCGCCCCGGGAGTGGGTggcagcagtggcagcgggaacGGCCACCAGTATCAGTACTACCATTGCCACCAGAGACCACAGCGACTGTCCCGCAACGAGCTCAAGCAGCTCGACGAGAAGGAGTTGATATTCGAGCTG GTAAAGGACATCTGCAACGAGCTCGAGGTGCGCACTCTGTGCCACAAAATACTCCAGAACGTGTCCATCTTGCTGAATGCGGATCGTGGATCGCTGTTCCTGGTGCAGGGACGCTGCAATGGACCCGATGGCTTAAAGAA ATGCCTCGTCTCGAAGCTGTTCGACGTGTGCCCCCGGAGCACGGTGGAGGAAATGGAGCAGCAGGAAGAGGTGCGCGTGGCATGGGGCACCGGAATCGCGGGGCATGTGGCCGAGAGCGGAGAGCCCGTCAACATACCAGATGCTTACCAG GATGAACGATTCAATTGTGAAATTGATTCGCTGACCGGCTACCGGACGAAGGCCCTGCTCTGCATGCCCATCAAGGATTCATCCGGGGATGTGATTGGCGTGGCGCAGGTCATCAACAAAATGAATGGCGAGTGCTTCTCCGAAATCGATGAAAAG GTCTTTGCCTCGTACCTGCAGTTCTGCGGCATCGGGCTGCGGAATGCCCAGCTGTACGAGAAATCTCAACTGGAAATAAAGCGGAACCAGGTGCTCCTCGACCTGGCCCGGATGATCTTCGAGGAGCAGAGCACCATCGAGCACATGGTCTTCCGCATCCTCACCCACATGCAGAGTCTCATCCAGTGCCAGCGCGTCCAGATCCTGCTCGTCCACGAGGCGGACAAGGGCAGCTTCTCGCGGGTCTTTGACTTCGAGGCGAACGATCTGAGCGAGGAGGAGGCCACATCGCGCACCAGCCCCTACGAGTCGCGGTTCCCCATCAACATCGGCATCACCGGACACGTGGCCACCACCGGGGAGACGGTGAACGTTCCAAATGCCTACGAGGACGACCGATTCGACGCCAGTGTGGACGAGAACTCGTGCTTCAAGCACCGCTCCATCCTGTGCATGGCCATCAAGAACTCCCTGGGCCAGATTATCGGCGTCATCCAGCTGATCAACAAGTTCAATGAGTTG GACTTTACCAAGAACGACGAGAACTTTGTGGAGGCGTTCGCCATCTTCTGTGGCATGGGCATCCACAACACCCACATGTACGAGAAGGCCATCGTGGCCATGGCCAAGCAGAGTGTCACCCTGGAGGTGCTCAGCTATCACGCCTCCGCCACCATGGACGAGGCCCACCGGCTGCGG CGTCTGCGAGTACCCTCGGCTGTTCATTTTCGATTGCACGACTTCAAGTTCGATGATATTCACTTTGAGGACGACGATACATTGAAG GCCTGCCTCCGCATGTTCCTGGATCTCGACTTTGTGGAACGCTTCCACATCGACTACGAAGTGTTGTGCCGCTGGCTGCTGAGCGTCAAAAAGAACTACCGCAATGTTACCTACCACAACTGGCGGCATGCCTTCAATGTGGCCCAGATGATGTTTGCCATTCTTACG ACCACACAATGGTGGAAGATCTTTGGCGAAATAGAGTGCTTGGCTCTGATTATTGGCTGCCTGTGCCATGATCTCGATCACCGCGGAACCAACAACTCCTTCCAGATAAA AGCCTCTTCGCCGCTGGCCCAACTGTACTCAACCTCCACCATGGAGCACCATCACTTCGATCAATGCCTGATGATCTTGAACAGTCCCGGCAACCAGATTCTGGCCAACCTCTCCTCCGACGACTACTGCCGGGTGATCAGGGTGCTGGAAGATGCCATTTTGTCCACAGATTTGGCGGTCTATTTCAA AAAACGAGGTCCGTTCCTGGAGAGTGTGCAGCAACCGCTGAGCCACTGGGTGGCCGAGGAGCCACGAGCTCTTCTGCGGGCCATGAGCATGACTGTCTGTGATTTGTCGGCCATCACAAAGCCCTGGGAGATCGAGAAACGGGTGGCCGACCTGGTTAGCTCGGAGTTCTTCGAGCAGGGCGACATGGAGAAGCAGGAGCTCAACATTACTCCCATT GACATAATGAATCGAGAGAAGGAGGATGAGCTGCCCATGATGCAAGTGAACTTTATCGATTCCATTTGCTTGCCCATCTATGAG GCCTTTGCCACTCTCTCCGACAAGCTAGAGCCTCTTGTCGAGGGTGTGCGAGACAACCGGGGCCATTGGATCGATCTGGCCGACGTTGTAAAAACCAAAACTAGTCAGGATCAAGAGCCACAGGATCAGGCCGAGGAGCGGATACAGGATCAGCAAAATGTGATATCGAACGGGGACTGCAGGGCAATGAGTGATGATGATGTGGCAGTGGAACCGGAACCGGCCGAGCAAATAAGC caccagcacccaGCAGCCcagtga
- the LOC6497659 gene encoding dual 3',5'-cyclic-AMP and -GMP phosphodiesterase 11 isoform X1, which yields MGQAASMCRFRGCRYKNKNKSNKQHQQQQQQQQQQQQNETPTHSPQFQHHSEIIPATTGLHLRSIEEPASTPLQLAAGRMSAEQGGTGGYGGYGTSEHSLLIATRHAGVPLPLAQQQPLPAHYQPAPPSTSANGPSSCSQQQQHHQSVYPLPPQQQQYALQQPHHPYQYQYQHHYHHQPTSPHHSRPYDPEHARMEAWLDENQEFVQDYFIRKATRQTVDAWLVSHATSAGNDVVSSTSPTHPNGQTSSSRGGSGATTPVRKISAHEFERGGLLKPIVNTIDGTPTFLSIAPPMDNGGVGGSCGNLQTVGVGQYQYHHQQHHHNHNSHYLAGGAAGSSSAGSGGMGGAPGVGGSSGSGNGHQYQYYHCHQRPQRLSRNELKQLDEKELIFELVKDICNELEVRTLCHKILQNVSILLNADRGSLFLVQGRCNGPDGLKKCLVSKLFDVCPRSTVEEMEQQEEVRVAWGTGIAGHVAESGEPVNIPDAYQDERFNCEIDSLTGYRTKALLCMPIKDSSGDVIGVAQVINKMNGECFSEIDEKVFASYLQFCGIGLRNAQLYEKSQLEIKRNQVLLDLARMIFEEQSTIEHMVFRILTHMQSLIQCQRVQILLVHEADKGSFSRVFDFEANDLSEEEATSRTSPYESRFPINIGITGHVATTGETVNVPNAYEDDRFDASVDENSCFKHRSILCMAIKNSLGQIIGVIQLINKFNELDFTKNDENFVEAFAIFCGMGIHNTHMYEKAIVAMAKQSVTLEVLSYHASATMDEAHRLRRLRVPSAVHFRLHDFKFDDIHFEDDDTLKACLRMFLDLDFVERFHIDYEVLCRWLLSVKKNYRNVTYHNWRHAFNVAQMMFAILTTTQWWKIFGEIECLALIIGCLCHDLDHRGTNNSFQIKASSPLAQLYSTSTMEHHHFDQCLMILNSPGNQILANLSSDDYCRVIRVLEDAILSTDLAVYFKKRGPFLESVQQPLSHWVAEEPRALLRAMSMTVCDLSAITKPWEIEKRVADLVSSEFFEQGDMEKQELNITPIDIMNREKEDELPMMQVNFIDSICLPIYEAFATLSDKLEPLVEGVRDNRGHWIDLADVVKTKTSQDQEPQDQAEERIQDQQNVISNGDCRAMSDDDVAVEPEPAEQISVNGLNVANSCTTNNNIAVASRPTSTSTQQPSDDDDAKQQQQPEQRNGHEDSEVECHLSNSSCSSSTASSRLSTPPPTGEDDSTPVSPSKTLQAKLVVNALQRQTSVGQAAQKQRCKSCDQSRSGLQVRKTSSLRGALEMDGLDSKARNDTAAALCKSTPVIHHQSHSHHNHHHHHHHHHSHHTHGQHGVGIGSASIGGSGLISLATPLLAATESDRIPKIVGKIGNLDGLPFANGIGSAQNGHGLPFGTYQHQHQIHHHHHHLLTRRHSETNSNGATAVAAEK from the exons ATGGGCCAAGCGGCAAGTATGTGTCGATTTCGTGGTTGTCGCtacaaaaacaagaacaaGAGCAACaaacaacatcagcaacagcaacagcagcagcaacaacagcaacagaatgAAACACCTACCCATAGTCCCCAGTTTCAGCATCATTCTGAGATAATCCCAGCCACAACAG GCCTGCATTTGCGGAGCATCGAGGAGCCTGCGTCGACGCCGCTCCAGTTGGCGGCGGGCAGGATGAGCGCGGAGCAGGGGGGCACGGGGGGGTACGGGGGCTACGGGACCAGCGAGCACTCGCTGCTCATTGCCACACGCCACGCCGGTGTCCCCCTGCCCCTCgcccagcagcagccactCCCCGCCCACTATCAGCCTGCTCCGCCCTCCACCTCCGCCAACGGaccctcctcctgctcccagcagcagcagcaccaccagtcGGTCTATCCGCTGCCGccccaacagcagcagtacGCGTTACAGCAGCCGCACCACCCgtaccagtaccagtaccagcACCACTATCACCACCAGCCCACATCGCCGCACCACAGCCGGCCCTACGACCCGGAACATGCGCGGATGGAGGCGTGGCTGGACGAGAATCAGGAATTTGTACAGGATTATTTTATAAG GAAAGCCACGCGCCAAACGGTGGACGCCTGGCTGGTCTCACACGCCACCTCGGCCGGCAACGACGTGGTCAGCAGCACCTCCCCCACGCATCCCAATGGCCAGACCAGCTCCTCGCGGGGCGGTTCCGGAGCAACCACGCCAGTGCG AAAAATCTCCGCTCACGAGTTCGAGCGCGGCGGCCTGCTGAAGCCGATTGTGAACACCATCGACGGCACGCCCACCTTCCTCAGCATCGCGCCCCCGATGGACAACGGCGGCGTGGGGGGCAGCTGCGGCAACCTGCAGACCGTCGGCGTGGGCCAGTATCAGTAtcaccaccagcagcaccaccacaaccacaacAGCCACTATTTGGCGGGCGGAGCCGcgggcagcagcagcgccgGCAGTGGCGGAATGGGAGGCGCCCCGGGAGTGGGTggcagcagtggcagcgggaacGGCCACCAGTATCAGTACTACCATTGCCACCAGAGACCACAGCGACTGTCCCGCAACGAGCTCAAGCAGCTCGACGAGAAGGAGTTGATATTCGAGCTG GTAAAGGACATCTGCAACGAGCTCGAGGTGCGCACTCTGTGCCACAAAATACTCCAGAACGTGTCCATCTTGCTGAATGCGGATCGTGGATCGCTGTTCCTGGTGCAGGGACGCTGCAATGGACCCGATGGCTTAAAGAA ATGCCTCGTCTCGAAGCTGTTCGACGTGTGCCCCCGGAGCACGGTGGAGGAAATGGAGCAGCAGGAAGAGGTGCGCGTGGCATGGGGCACCGGAATCGCGGGGCATGTGGCCGAGAGCGGAGAGCCCGTCAACATACCAGATGCTTACCAG GATGAACGATTCAATTGTGAAATTGATTCGCTGACCGGCTACCGGACGAAGGCCCTGCTCTGCATGCCCATCAAGGATTCATCCGGGGATGTGATTGGCGTGGCGCAGGTCATCAACAAAATGAATGGCGAGTGCTTCTCCGAAATCGATGAAAAG GTCTTTGCCTCGTACCTGCAGTTCTGCGGCATCGGGCTGCGGAATGCCCAGCTGTACGAGAAATCTCAACTGGAAATAAAGCGGAACCAGGTGCTCCTCGACCTGGCCCGGATGATCTTCGAGGAGCAGAGCACCATCGAGCACATGGTCTTCCGCATCCTCACCCACATGCAGAGTCTCATCCAGTGCCAGCGCGTCCAGATCCTGCTCGTCCACGAGGCGGACAAGGGCAGCTTCTCGCGGGTCTTTGACTTCGAGGCGAACGATCTGAGCGAGGAGGAGGCCACATCGCGCACCAGCCCCTACGAGTCGCGGTTCCCCATCAACATCGGCATCACCGGACACGTGGCCACCACCGGGGAGACGGTGAACGTTCCAAATGCCTACGAGGACGACCGATTCGACGCCAGTGTGGACGAGAACTCGTGCTTCAAGCACCGCTCCATCCTGTGCATGGCCATCAAGAACTCCCTGGGCCAGATTATCGGCGTCATCCAGCTGATCAACAAGTTCAATGAGTTG GACTTTACCAAGAACGACGAGAACTTTGTGGAGGCGTTCGCCATCTTCTGTGGCATGGGCATCCACAACACCCACATGTACGAGAAGGCCATCGTGGCCATGGCCAAGCAGAGTGTCACCCTGGAGGTGCTCAGCTATCACGCCTCCGCCACCATGGACGAGGCCCACCGGCTGCGG CGTCTGCGAGTACCCTCGGCTGTTCATTTTCGATTGCACGACTTCAAGTTCGATGATATTCACTTTGAGGACGACGATACATTGAAG GCCTGCCTCCGCATGTTCCTGGATCTCGACTTTGTGGAACGCTTCCACATCGACTACGAAGTGTTGTGCCGCTGGCTGCTGAGCGTCAAAAAGAACTACCGCAATGTTACCTACCACAACTGGCGGCATGCCTTCAATGTGGCCCAGATGATGTTTGCCATTCTTACG ACCACACAATGGTGGAAGATCTTTGGCGAAATAGAGTGCTTGGCTCTGATTATTGGCTGCCTGTGCCATGATCTCGATCACCGCGGAACCAACAACTCCTTCCAGATAAA AGCCTCTTCGCCGCTGGCCCAACTGTACTCAACCTCCACCATGGAGCACCATCACTTCGATCAATGCCTGATGATCTTGAACAGTCCCGGCAACCAGATTCTGGCCAACCTCTCCTCCGACGACTACTGCCGGGTGATCAGGGTGCTGGAAGATGCCATTTTGTCCACAGATTTGGCGGTCTATTTCAA AAAACGAGGTCCGTTCCTGGAGAGTGTGCAGCAACCGCTGAGCCACTGGGTGGCCGAGGAGCCACGAGCTCTTCTGCGGGCCATGAGCATGACTGTCTGTGATTTGTCGGCCATCACAAAGCCCTGGGAGATCGAGAAACGGGTGGCCGACCTGGTTAGCTCGGAGTTCTTCGAGCAGGGCGACATGGAGAAGCAGGAGCTCAACATTACTCCCATT GACATAATGAATCGAGAGAAGGAGGATGAGCTGCCCATGATGCAAGTGAACTTTATCGATTCCATTTGCTTGCCCATCTATGAG GCCTTTGCCACTCTCTCCGACAAGCTAGAGCCTCTTGTCGAGGGTGTGCGAGACAACCGGGGCCATTGGATCGATCTGGCCGACGTTGTAAAAACCAAAACTAGTCAGGATCAAGAGCCACAGGATCAGGCCGAGGAGCGGATACAGGATCAGCAAAATGTGATATCGAACGGGGACTGCAGGGCAATGAGTGATGATGATGTGGCAGTGGAACCGGAACCGGCCGAGCAAATAAGCGTAAATGGCCTCAACGTAGCCAACAGCTGCACCACTAATAACAACATTGCCGTCGCTTCTCGtcccaccagcaccagcacccaGCAGCCcagtgatgatgatgatgcgaagcagcagcagcagccggagCAACGGAACGGGCACGAGGATTCGGAAGTGGAGTGTCACCTGTCCAACAGTAGCTGCAGCTCATCCACCGCATCGAGTCGCCTCTCCACGCCCCCGCCAACCGGCGAGGATGACAGCACTCCCGTGTCGCCCTCAAAAACGTTGCAGGCCAAATTGGTGGTGAACGCTCTCCAGCGGCAGACATCCGTTGGGCAGGCAGCCCAGAAGCAGCGCTGCAAGAGCTGCGATCAATCCCGCAGCGGACTTCAGGTGAGAAAGACGAGTTCCCTGCGCGGAGCCCTGGAAATGGACGGTCTGGACAGCAAGGCCAGGAATGACACCGCTGCTGCTCTCTGCAAAAGCACACCGGTGATCCATCACCAGAGTCATAGTCATCACaatcaccaccaccaccatcatcatcatcactcGCATCACACCCACGGGCAGCACGGGGTCGGGATTGGCAGTGCCAGCATCGGAGGCAGTGGGCTAATTAGCCTGGCCACACCGCTGCTAGCTGCGACGGAAAGTGATAGGATACCAAAAATTGTGGGTAAAATCGGAAATCTCGACGGTCTGCCGTTCGCCAACGGCATTGGAAGTGCCCAAAACGGCCATGGGCTGCCCTTCGGCACctatcagcatcagcatcagatTCATCATCATCACCATCACCTGCTGACACGTCGTCATTCTGAGACAAACAGCAACGGGGCCACTGCAGTGGCAGCCGAAAAGTAA